The Lysobacter enzymogenes DNA segment AAAGCTCTAACTACACCTATGTAGTCGAATCCTCCATGACTCCCTAGGTGACAAGGGCCTGAGTTAAATTGAGCCGAGAAGTAGCCTCGGCTTGAATGGCTTTTTACGTTACAGACTGTCGCAAGTCGATAGCGTTGATGGATGACGTGCTGACGTGAACAAAGTGGTCTCGGAAGTCACTCGGAACGTCCACCACGCCCCAGGTATGGCACTCAAGGGTTAGCTCGTTATCTCCTACAAATACGACGAAGCCGCAGGTGATGTTGCCGTCCTCTCCAACCAACACAGGGTGCGACAGGGTCGCAGTGGCTTCGGGGAGCCGCAATGCTCCAGCAGCACCGTCAGCGGGTCGAATGGAAGGCCGACTGCTTCGGCTTGAGCGCATAGAAGTCGTCCGCTTCCGACGTTAGAAGAGCCGCCTTCCTTTGGGGACCTACCCGTTGAGCGGGAGCGGCGGTAGCGACCGACGAACGTATCCGATTACAGCAGTCGCACTGACCACACGTCGGCCGGATGCGGCGACCGACGTGGCATCGAAATCTCGCAAGTCGCCAGTGATGATCCACTGCGCCCTTGAATGCGCCCGAGACGAGGGCGCGCGCTCAACTGGATCCATGAGCAGAGGCGGCTGGGATTTCGGTATGCATGACACATAGCCATCGGCCACTGGCCTTAATCCAGGTAGAGCTGTCGTACACGTCCATCTCGTTGGTCTCTCCGTCGATCTCCACTGTTTGCGCTACGCGATAAGTGATGATCGCTACCTGATCCGTCGGAAACAGAACCTCCATGTCCGAGAAACTGTAGTCGACCAGCTTCACTCGGTCGCTGCTCGCCATTTTGATATACGCCGCGCGGTCGAATTTGATGACCCCGTGGGTACTGATCGTGAGGGCCGGTTCGGTCAGCAACTCGGCGGCTATGTTCGGTTGCCCGTCCAAGATGGATTGCCAGAAGGCTTTCTCCAGTCGCTCGATCTCTTCGTTCTGTGTCGAAGTGCCCATGACAGGTCTCCACGTTAAGCGGTGCGTACAGCCCACACCCTCACGCGTTTTCCACTTGTGAGCAGCGCGCGAAACGATATGTAACAACCGGTTGGATGATGCCGAGTCATCACGACATGGGTACGCGCCCGGGTCGAGGCACGCGTCTGTTAACGGTGAGGATTCGTTATGCCAGAACAATCGCGGATCCGTTGAGCCTTGGTCCCCGTCGGGTCGCTCTAAATAGGCGTCCACCACGTTGGAAATCCAAAGCACCCCGCATTAGTGCTACTGCATGGGGGCATAGCAGCGCTCTATTCGACTCTCATGGACGCATTGGCGTTGTCGGAGTCGAATCACGCAAGTTTCGCCATGATCACGGCCGGATCCAACCGACCTCGGCGCAATTGGAAATGCTCAGGTGATACACGTACGGCTCCTCGCCGAGGATTCGGGTCTGATCCGGGTGCGCCGGCGAATACTGCACGCGAACAAAGTAGCGCTGTCCGCCGCTGAGCTGAGCATAGGTTTTCATCGCGATATTTTCGGGCCCGCGCTCGGAATAACTGCAGCAATCTGGATTGGCGCGCTTGAACGATGCGTAGTCGGAATAATGGAAGCCGTTGTCTTCAATGCGTATGACGGCTCCGTCGACACCGGTCAGGCGCTGTATGTTTCGTTCGCGCAGGAAGCTGTAAACCGCACGATTTCGCTCATCTTCTTTGATGAATTCCCACCTCGCAAAGCAAAAGCCGGCGTAGTGCCCGGCCGGGCGACCGAACACAAGCAGCAGCGCCGCCGCGGCGAGGCATAGATACCACCGTCTTGAAGTACCGGTGGCGCGTAAAGGCGTGGTGTCGGGCTTAGTATCCGACATTGGCTGTGGGCTCAAGGGTGATCTTGATCAGTCGACAGACGCAAAGTGCTTCAATGGAAACAGCAATACGGTCATGTGGAGATCCTTCAAGATCAGTGCGGCAAGCAGGAACATACTGACGCCGACGACTGAACGCGGACGCGGCAGGAAGGGGCAGAATGCCGCCAGCGACGCATCTGCACGAAGAGCGCGTAATGTATGGGACCGACGGTTTTTTTGTCTGAAGCGAGTATCTTTACCGATTGTGTGCGCGTTATGGGCTCATCGTGAAGTCCGCCCAGCGTTGCAGGCCCGCGGGCGCCCGCGGCGGTGCCGCGAAAGAGGTCGAAGCGTTCCGGCCAAGGGCCGGAACGGTCCATGTGGTGATGGAATACAGCATCGCTCCCTCGGCGGTGCCGGCGGCTGCGGGGAAATTGCGATGTCGGATTCGCAATACGAGCCCGCCGATGCGGCGCCCGACGAGGCCGCGCTCAAGCGGATCGCGGCGCTTCGGCCGGAACAGCTTCAGGCGATCGATGCGGTGTTGATGAACGCCTGCGATGGTCAGTGGCGCAAGGTGGCCAGCGTCGTCGGCCGCGCGATGGGCTGCATCCCGGACCGGGTTCCTGGCATCCCCGATGGCTTCTACGCCGCGCGCGTTTCCGGGTTGGTGGCGCGTGGGCTGCTGGAGTTCCAAGGCGATCTGTCGCGGATGCGGTACAGCGAAGTTCGGCTGACGATGAAGCCCGCCGGTTCCGTGTAACGGCTGGAGCCGCGGGCCGATACCGTTTCGCCGCCGATGGCGAGCTTGCGCGCGATGGGCAAGCGATGCGCGGGCTGACGAGGCGGACCGTTTCGGCTACGGTGCGAACCAGCGATGCCGCATTGTTCACGCGAGGGATAGCGATTGGTCCGTTCCAGTAAAACAGCGGCTCGGAATCCGACGGCCGGGTCTCCTCCCCCGGAGTTGGCCGCGCGCGAGCCTATTTTTCAGGAGGTGCTCGGCGAGGATTGGCATCGTCTCGGCGGGGTCATCAGGCGCCACTATTTCCTGCGCGCTTTCAGCGACGACTCCATCTGCGTCAAGGGAGTGATGCGCGAGGTCTGGCACAGCGCGATCGCCAAGTGCCTGATCCCGCCCGCGCGGGTCTTCGGCGCGTTGGTGCCTTATCGCGGGACGGACGTGCCGATCGAGGTCCACTACAACGTCAGGCCCGACGACGGGACGATTCATTGGGATCGCGTGTTCCATTTCGCCGGGCGCCCGCCGTTCCATTTCCGCTCTTACATGGAGCATGTCGGCGGCAACGACGTGATCGAGTTCATCCGTTTCGGCGTTGGGATGCGGCTGAAGGTGACCGCCGAGGACGGTGCGCTCGTGTTCCGCGACAAGGGCTATATCTGGCGGATGTTCGGCGTCGACGTGCCTTTGCCGTTGGGGCTCCTGCTCGGCCGCGCCTATATCGAGGAGCGGCCGGTAGATGCCGGGCGCTTCAGCATGCGCATGACGCTGACCCATCCGCTGTTCGGCGAGTTGTTCCGTTACGGCGGCGATTTTTCGGTCGGCGACTGAGCCGGCGCGCCGGCGACGGTCCTGCGCAATATCGCGCCGCGTCCGCCGACTGGGCGTTTACCCGTGGCGCCAGCGAGCAGGTCCGTCATGTGGGCGATGCGTCGCTGGTGCTCCGCCAAATCATCGCAACGAGCCAGAACGAGAACAGCTGGACGATCTCGGCCACGGTGGCGTCGCATTGCACCCGGGCCTTGCGGGTGAGCGGGTGCTCCGGTTCGATGGTGCCGACCACGGTGTCGCCGAGCAGCAGGTGATAGTCCCGGACCAGCAAGGTCTGCGGCTTGAGGAGCAAGACGGCCCTGGGGTGGGTCAGGTCGAACGAGCGACCCAGCATGCCGCGCCTCTTCGCGATGGCGACGGTGTTGCCGTCTCGCTCCAGGGTCCAACTCGCATCGAGCCAGCCCTGCTTTCGAATGTCGAACCTGACCCCGTCGATTGCGATGGCGCCTCGATCGGAGAGCGCCTCGAATGTCAGCTCGGCGGTGCCGAGTTGGAGGCCGGATACCGAATAGTTCCAGGAGAAAACCGAGTGCGGCGTGCATTCCAGCATCGGGATCGGCCTCGGCGCTGCGGGGAGATCAGACTATCGCGTTGAAGGCGGGGCCGCTATCCGCCGCAGCCCTGAGTCAGCGCGCAGCGTCCACGCGCCGCTTGGGTTCTTGCCGGGGAGACGGGGCTTTAAGTTGCCCACGAAGTTGTAGGCGCCGCCACGGCTCCGGGCTTTGGCGAATCGGCACGGCCATCCGCCCGATGTTCGGCTAGGCCCACCGGCGCAGGCCGCGCCAGTACATCGCCAGCGTGGCGTCGTCGAGCGTCGGCGCGGCGAGATCCAGCTCCGCAAGCGCGGCTTCGGTGACGGCAAAATCGAACTGCACGCCGGAATCCCGCGGTGGCGCGGCAGCGGTGTTCGTCGATCGGGCCGCTTCGTCGATAGCCTCCTGAACCAAGGGCAGGATCGGCAAACAGACGCCTGCGGCATGGAACTCGGCGATGCGGCGCAGCCATTGCGCGTGGGCAAGCAGTTCGATCGGTTCGCCGAACGCCGTCGCATACGCCTGGAACAATCGTTCGATCGGCACCGGCCGGGTAGAGGCAAGATGAAAGATGCCGCCTGCGTGCCGATGAGCCCGGGCGAGTGCGACGATTGCCTGGGCGACGTAGTCGACCGGCAGCAGCGCGACGCCGGCTCCGTCATCGATATAGCCGGCCTTCATTATCGAGGCGCTGTGCATCAAGCGATGCAGTCCCTGCCTTTCGTCGTAGCGCCCTTGCTCGCGGTCGCCGGCGACCAGGCCCAAACGAAAAATGGTGCAGGGCAGGCCACGTTCGCCGGCCAGCGTTACCAATCGCTCCGCGACCCATTTGCTGGCCGCGTAACCTTCCGCGTGTGGATGCCGCTCGCTTTCGATCGATGTGTGTTCGTCTATTCGCGCGTTCTCGGGCCGAGGCGTCGCGCGGCTGAAGACGCCGAGCGTGGACACATGATGGAATGTCTTCGGCCGGCCCCGCATCGCCAAACGCAACAACTCGCGTACGCCGTCGACGTTCGCGGGTTTGGCGCTCGCGTAGTGTTCGAGGTGGTTCATGCTTGTTCCGTTGTGGAACACCATGCCGACCTCGGCAGTTATCCTCGCCCTGTCCCGCGCGGATAAGCCGAGCGATGGGCTGGCCAGGTCGCCCGCGCAGACGACGATGCGGGCCTCGTCTTCGGGCTTCCACAATCGCCAACGCTGCATGATCGCACGCAAGCGCAGCGTAGCCTCGGGCTCGTCTGCGCCGCGAACCAGGCAGAACACCGTCGAGGACGTGCTGTCGAGCAACTGGCGAAGCAGGAAGCGGCCGATGAATCCGGTCGCTCCGGTCAACAGGATCGCGGCATCCGTCGCGTCCGTCGGCTGTGCGGTTAGCCACTCGGGCGCGGCGGGAAAATCGTCGCCCAGCGACCCATCGGGTTGCAACGACACAACGCGCTCGCGGCCGTCGTCGCCGTAACGGATGCGTTCGGCCTGCCTGGCCAGCGTTGGCGCTGCGAATACATCGCCGGTGCGCATCTGGCAGCCGAGCTCGGCGGAGATCCGTCGCGCCAGTTGCATCGCCAGCAGCGACTGTCCGCCGAGGTCGAAGAAGTTCGCGTCGGCGCTGATGGAGGCGGACGGTAGCTTGAGCACCGCCGCCCAGACTTCGGCGAGCGCGCGTTCGAACGCATCGCGCGGCGCGATGTGGACCGTGCCGGCTGCGCCGGCGGCCAGTTCGGGTCTCGGCAGCGCCTTGGCATCGAGCTTGCCGTTGCCGGTCAGCGGCAGCTGCGCCAGCTCCATCGTCGCCTGCGGCAGCATGTACTCGGGCAGCGCGCGACGCAGTCCTTCGCGCAGTTCGGCCAGGAACTCGGCCTGCGGCTGCGCGCGCGCATCCTCGTGGCGCACCACCCAGGCCAGCAGGCGGCGCTCGGCGCCGTCGCCGTGCGCCAGCACCGCGGCGTCGCGCACGCCGGCGTGTTCGCGCAGGCGGTTCTCGATCTCGCCCAGTTCGATGCGGAAGCCGCGCAGCTTGATCTGGCGGTCGCGGCGGCCGATGAATTCGATCCGGCCGTCGTCCAGCCAGCGGCCGTGGTCGCCGGTTCGGTAGACCCGCTCGCCCGCGCGCCAGGGATCGTCCAGGAACTGCTGCGCGGTCAGCTCGGGCCGGTTGACGTAGCCCTGGGCCACGCCGGCGCCGCCGATCCAGATTTCGCCGAGCAAACCCGGCGCGCACAGCTGACCGGCGGCATCGACGACGTACATCGTGGTGTTCGATATCGGCCGGCCGATCGACAGCCGCCCGGCCGCCAGTTCGGCGTCGTCGGCGGCGGGCATCCAGGCCGAGGACAGCACCGTGGTCTCGGTCGGGCCGTAGGCGTTGACGTAGCGGCAGCGCGCGCTCCACGCGCGCGCCAGCTCGACGGTCGGCGCCGAACCGGCGGTGAGGATGCTCAGGTTCGCCGGCACCTGCGCGGGATCGATCTGCTGCAGGTACGGCGGCGGGAACGCGGCGAAGGCGATGGCGTGTTCGCCCAGGTACGCGGCCAGCGCGCGCGGTTCCTGGATCAGTGCGTCCGACAGCAGGTGCAGGGTCGCGCCGGCCAGCAGCGCGCCGAAGATCTCGCCGATGGACGCGTCGAAGGTGTGCGGGGCGAACTGGGTGAAGCCCTGGCCGCGGCCGTACAACCCGGCGCCGCCGAGCCACAGGCTGAAGTTGACCAGGTTGCGGTGGCTCAGCGCGACGCCCTTCGGCGTGCCGGTGGTGCCGGAGGTGTAGATCAGATAGGCGGTGGACTCGCTGCTTTGCGGTTCGGCGTCTTGAAGCGCTTCGACGTCGGCGCTGCTGTCCGTCGCCGCCGCATCGATCTCGTCCAGGCACAACGCGCTCAAGCCGCTGCCGTCGGCCAGCGCCGCGTGCGCGCGCACGGTCAGCAAGCGGCCGATGCCCGCGTCGCCGGCGATGAACGCCAGGCGCTCGGGCGGACAATCCAGCGCCACCGGCACGTAGGCCGCGCCGGCGCGCATGATCGCCAAGATCGCCGCGATCAGTTCCGGTTCCTTCGGCAACGCCAGCGCGACCCGGTCGCCCGGGCGCACGCCGCCGCGGCGCAGCCACGCCGCGACCTCGGCGACCCGCGCCGACAGCCGGTTCCAGCTCCAGCGCTCGCCGCCGCAGACGATCGCATCGCCGTCGCCGAGCGCCTCGGCCTGCTGCTGGAACAGCTCGTGCGCGCATGCGTGCAGCGGGTAATCGACCTCGCTGCGGTTCCACTCGCGCACCGCGCGCTCGCGCTCGTCCGCGCTCAGCGGCGACAGCTGGCCCACGCGCTGGTCGAAGCCGTGGGCGAAACCGGCCAGCAGGTGGCCGAGGCGGTCGAGCATCGCGCGCGCGGCCGCGTCGCCGAACTGGCGGCTCTGGTAGGCCAGCTTGAGGGTCAGGCGCGAACCCGGGTAGACGATCAGGTTCAGCGGGAAATCGCTGCGCTCCACCCCGCGTGCGTCGAGCACGCGCAGTTGCTCGCCGTCCATGCTCGGCAGGCTGCGGTCGAGCGGGAAGTTCTCCACCACCACCAGCGCGTTGAACAGCGCCTGGCCGGCGCGCGCGCCGCAGGCGCGCTGGATCGCCGCCAGCGGCAGGAAGCCGTGGTCGCCGTGGTCGAGCTGCATCGACTGCACCTGGCGCAGCCACGCAGACAGCGTCTGCGCCGGATCGATGCGCAGGCGCAGCGGCAGCGAGTTGATGAACAAGCCGACCATGCGCTCGATCCCGTCGAGCTCGGGCGGACGGCCGCTGGTGGTGTAGCCGAACAGCACCTCCTCTTCGGCGCTGTACTTGCTTTGCAGCAGGCCCCACGCGGCCAGGATCGCGGTGCCCAGGCTGACGCCTTCGTGCTTGAGCGCGCGGTCGAGCTGCGCGGTCAGCGCGACCGGCAGCTCCAGCACGTGCGCGCGCTGCTCGCTTGGGCCGGTGGCGTCGGTATCGGCGTCGTCGTCCAGGCGCGCGCTCAGCGCGGCGCTGGCGGCCAGCGGCAGGCCGTCGAGGTAGCGTTGCCAGTAATCGGCGGCGGCCTGATGGTCGCGCGATTCCAGCCACGCGATGTAGTCGCGGTACGGCGGCGGCGCTGCGTCTTCGTTGTGGCCGGCGTAGACCTGGAACAGCTCCTGCGCCAACAACCCCATCGACCAGCCGTCGATCAGCGCATGGTGGTGGGTCCAGGCCAGGCAATGGCGGCGCGCGTCCAGCCGCGCCAGCAGCACCCGCATCGGCGGCGCCTCGCCGAGCGCGAACGCGCGCCGGCGTTCGTCGTCGAGCGCGCGTTCGAGTTCGGCATTGCGCTGGTCTTCGGCCAGTGCGCTCAGGTCGATCTCGCGCCACGGCAGCGCGACCTCGCGCATCACCGCCTGCAGCAGGCGCTCGCCGCCGCGGTCGAGGAAGGCGGTGCGCAGCACCGGGTGGCGCCGCACCAACTCGACCCAGGCCGCGCGCAGGCGCTGCGGATCGGCGCCGTCCAACGTCAGCCGCAGCTGGGTCAGGTACACGCCGTCGGGGTTGGCGCCGTCGCTCATCAGCAACAGGCCCTGCTGCATGCCGGTGCACGGGTACAGGTCCTGCAACGCCGGGTAGTGGCGGCGCAGATCCTGCAACTCGGCCGGGGTGCAGTCGGCCAGCGACCACGCCGATTCGGACGTGCCGTCGTCCTCCGCGCCGACGTCCACGCCGGCGCCTGGGCCGCCTTCGTCGTCGGCGATTTCGGCCAGCGCGCGCTCCAGCTGCGCGGCCAGCGCGGCGACGCTCGCAGCCTGGAACTGGCGTTCGCTGTAGTCGATGCGCAAGGTCAGCGCGCCGTGTTCGACGCCGCCTTCGACGCCGAGCGCGTGGCTGCGGCGGCGACGCGCGCCGATGCGGCTGCCGCCGCGATCCGGATCGAACGCGCCGAGGTAGTTGAACAGCACCTGCGACTCGCGGCCCTCGCGCGCCTGCTCCAGATCCTCGTCGCGGGCCAGTTCGTTCAACACCCCGAAGCCGATGCCGGCGTGCGGCACCGCCGCCAGCGCCGCGCCGGCGGCGCGCAGCTGGCCGCGCAGGTCGTCGCGCAAGCGCTCCAGGCGCAGCGGATACAACGCGGTGAACCAGCCCACGGTCTGGCTCAGGTCGACGCCGTCGAAGCCCGGCACGTCGCTCAGATCCGGGCGGCCGTGGCTTTCCAGATCGATGCGGATCGCATCCACCGATTGCCACTGGCCCAGCGCGCGGCCGAGCGCGGCGGTCAGCAGCTCGTGGATGCGCAGGCCGTGGCGCGACGTGGCCTGGTCGAGCAGGCGCCGGGTCAATGCCGACGGCAGGCGCAGCTCGTGCTGGCGGCTGCTCGACTGCGCCGGCGCTTCGTCGTCGCCGTCGAAGGCCAACGCGCCAGCGGGCGCGCTCAGCTGCGCCAGCCAATAGCGCTTCTCGGCGTCGAGCTCGCCGCTGTAAGCGTAATCGTGCAGGCGCGCGGCCCAGTCCTGATACCCGGTCGCGCCCTTGCGCGCCAGCCGTACCGCTTCGCCGCGGCCGAGCTGGTCGAGCGCAGTGGCGAGGTCTTCGGCCAACACCCGCCACGACACCACGTCCACCACCAAGTGATGCATGACCCACAGCAGCCGCGAGCCGTTGGCGTCGCGCAACCACAGCCAGCGCAGCAGCCGGCCTTGCTTGATGTCGAGCTCGGCCATCGCCGCGTCGACCTGGGCGTGGATGTGCTCGCGCGCGGTCGCCGGCGCCTGCGCGGCGTCGCCGTCGATCTCGACGATGGCGTCGTCCCAGGCCTCGGCCGACAAGGCCTCGGCGCGGTACTGCGCCATCCAGCCGCCGGCGCTTTCGCGGAACTTCAGCCGCAGCGCGTCGTGGCGGGCGACGAGAGCCAGCAACGCCGCCTGCAATTGCGCGCGGCCGATGCCGTCGGCCAGCGGCACGTCGGCGTATTGCACGTAGCGGCTGTGTTCGGTGCGGTCGCGCTGCAGAAAACGCCACTGGATCGGAAGAAGGCGCTGTTCGCCGGTGGCTGCCGTCGTCGCATCGATGCAAGCACGACGATGTTCGCGATCCGCTCCAAGCGAACTCCGCACGGAGCTTTGCGTTGTCGCCTGCGCGAGTGCGTCGTCCATGTTCTCGCTGCGAGCGACATTGCATTGCGCGCCATCCGGCGCGCGGGGCGTGAGGCTTACCATGACAGCTCCATTGTCATTAGATTGAAGCCTTCGATCGCTTCGGCGTCACGACGAAGTCGTCTGCTCGATCGGACTCTAGATCGAAGACACTTCCGACTTATTACATGGGAAATCATGGCGCTGAATATCGCCGGCCCCCGCCTTGCGCGGGAACTGTGAAAAACTTCGCCTTTCGCCCGTGCGATGCCTCACTTTCGTCTGCGTCGGCGCTATCGGTCGGCGGCAAGCGCGCTCGCCGGCGTTCGCTGAAAGAAAAGCGGCGTTTTCTCGCGGACGCACCGACCCGCTTGCAGGCGACGCCTGCGAGTAAATGGACGAAGCGCAGCGGCATCGGGCTGAGCGCGATGCACTCGATCTTTGAAACCGCCCTCGGGTTTTGCAGGCGGTCGCCGGCGGTTTAACCCGCGCGCCTCGCTCGGCGCAGCTCAGCCCTGCTTGACGAGCGTGCGTCGGCCTATCGAATTGGTCTTGCGCGCGGTCGGCTTTGCGAGGCCGGGAATCAGGAAATCGGTGGCGCTGCGTCCATGCTTGGTTTTCTGCGCCAGCCAGCGCGGCATCCGGCCCCGGCCCGACCAGGTATTGCGCTTGTTGTCGGGATCGCGATATTTGGCCGCCACCTTGCTCGGCTTGCGCCGCGGGCTGCGCTTCTTGGCGGCGATCTCGGCGACGGGCTGGTCGCCAAAGAGTTCTTCGATCGTATAACCGTGTTGGGCGGCCAGCGCGGCGGCCTTGCGGCGCACTAGCGCGGGCGAGCGGCGCTTGGCCAGCAGTTGCTTGCGCTGCTCCGCGGCGCTCAGCAGGGCGGTCAGTTCGCGCAGGCCGAGCTTTTCGATATCGATATTCATCCGCCAAGGGTCCGGCCATGCCTATCGGGCTGTCAAGCGACGCCGCCGCCGGCCCGCGGGGCGCGTTCGCGCCGGAGCGGCGGTCGCCGCTCGTCGGCGGCAAGAATGGGTGGGTCTTTGGGGCGGGTTTAAATCGCGCCGGATGCCGGCGAACGAGGCGTCGCAATCGAAAGCCGGCCGGGGGCGAACCTGTGAACCGGCGGCCGGCCGCGCCGGAGAATCCGTTCTCGCGAAACGAACGAGCGTATTGGAACGGGGCGAGTTGAATACCCCGTCAGGCCGCTACAGATAAACACAGCGCGGCTGGCGCAGGGGATATTCGCGGCCGCGGCGGGGGCGTTACGCTCGCGACGCGCGCAGAGGCGGCTGCGGGCATTATCGAGGTTTCACCATAACGGACTCCGCCATAACGAATCAGGGGGATTCTCAATGAAACATCAGATCGCGACCGTGGCTTTGGCGCTCATCCTCGGCATGGCGACGGTATCGCCGGCGCAGGCGCAGGAAATCTGCCTGCCCGAACTGAATCCGCAAGACAGCGCGCAGAGCTGCGGCGGCGACCCGGGCGGCGGCGGTGGCGGCGGCGGTACTCCGGGTTA contains these protein-coding regions:
- a CDS encoding nuclear transport factor 2 family protein; the protein is MGTSTQNEEIERLEKAFWQSILDGQPNIAAELLTEPALTISTHGVIKFDRAAYIKMASSDRVKLVDYSFSDMEVLFPTDQVAIITYRVAQTVEIDGETNEMDVYDSSTWIKASGRWLCVMHTEIPAASAHGSS
- a CDS encoding DUF3658 domain-containing protein — encoded protein: MSDSQYEPADAAPDEAALKRIAALRPEQLQAIDAVLMNACDGQWRKVASVVGRAMGCIPDRVPGIPDGFYAARVSGLVARGLLEFQGDLSRMRYSEVRLTMKPAGSV
- a CDS encoding DUF4166 domain-containing protein, encoding MAAREPIFQEVLGEDWHRLGGVIRRHYFLRAFSDDSICVKGVMREVWHSAIAKCLIPPARVFGALVPYRGTDVPIEVHYNVRPDDGTIHWDRVFHFAGRPPFHFRSYMEHVGGNDVIEFIRFGVGMRLKVTAEDGALVFRDKGYIWRMFGVDVPLPLGLLLGRAYIEERPVDAGRFSMRMTLTHPLFGELFRYGGDFSVGD
- a CDS encoding non-ribosomal peptide synthetase, producing the protein MDATTAATGEQRLLPIQWRFLQRDRTEHSRYVQYADVPLADGIGRAQLQAALLALVARHDALRLKFRESAGGWMAQYRAEALSAEAWDDAIVEIDGDAAQAPATAREHIHAQVDAAMAELDIKQGRLLRWLWLRDANGSRLLWVMHHLVVDVVSWRVLAEDLATALDQLGRGEAVRLARKGATGYQDWAARLHDYAYSGELDAEKRYWLAQLSAPAGALAFDGDDEAPAQSSSRQHELRLPSALTRRLLDQATSRHGLRIHELLTAALGRALGQWQSVDAIRIDLESHGRPDLSDVPGFDGVDLSQTVGWFTALYPLRLERLRDDLRGQLRAAGAALAAVPHAGIGFGVLNELARDEDLEQAREGRESQVLFNYLGAFDPDRGGSRIGARRRRSHALGVEGGVEHGALTLRIDYSERQFQAASVAALAAQLERALAEIADDEGGPGAGVDVGAEDDGTSESAWSLADCTPAELQDLRRHYPALQDLYPCTGMQQGLLLMSDGANPDGVYLTQLRLTLDGADPQRLRAAWVELVRRHPVLRTAFLDRGGERLLQAVMREVALPWREIDLSALAEDQRNAELERALDDERRRAFALGEAPPMRVLLARLDARRHCLAWTHHHALIDGWSMGLLAQELFQVYAGHNEDAAPPPYRDYIAWLESRDHQAAADYWQRYLDGLPLAASAALSARLDDDADTDATGPSEQRAHVLELPVALTAQLDRALKHEGVSLGTAILAAWGLLQSKYSAEEEVLFGYTTSGRPPELDGIERMVGLFINSLPLRLRIDPAQTLSAWLRQVQSMQLDHGDHGFLPLAAIQRACGARAGQALFNALVVVENFPLDRSLPSMDGEQLRVLDARGVERSDFPLNLIVYPGSRLTLKLAYQSRQFGDAAARAMLDRLGHLLAGFAHGFDQRVGQLSPLSADERERAVREWNRSEVDYPLHACAHELFQQQAEALGDGDAIVCGGERWSWNRLSARVAEVAAWLRRGGVRPGDRVALALPKEPELIAAILAIMRAGAAYVPVALDCPPERLAFIAGDAGIGRLLTVRAHAALADGSGLSALCLDEIDAAATDSSADVEALQDAEPQSSESTAYLIYTSGTTGTPKGVALSHRNLVNFSLWLGGAGLYGRGQGFTQFAPHTFDASIGEIFGALLAGATLHLLSDALIQEPRALAAYLGEHAIAFAAFPPPYLQQIDPAQVPANLSILTAGSAPTVELARAWSARCRYVNAYGPTETTVLSSAWMPAADDAELAAGRLSIGRPISNTTMYVVDAAGQLCAPGLLGEIWIGGAGVAQGYVNRPELTAQQFLDDPWRAGERVYRTGDHGRWLDDGRIEFIGRRDRQIKLRGFRIELGEIENRLREHAGVRDAAVLAHGDGAERRLLAWVVRHEDARAQPQAEFLAELREGLRRALPEYMLPQATMELAQLPLTGNGKLDAKALPRPELAAGAAGTVHIAPRDAFERALAEVWAAVLKLPSASISADANFFDLGGQSLLAMQLARRISAELGCQMRTGDVFAAPTLARQAERIRYGDDGRERVVSLQPDGSLGDDFPAAPEWLTAQPTDATDAAILLTGATGFIGRFLLRQLLDSTSSTVFCLVRGADEPEATLRLRAIMQRWRLWKPEDEARIVVCAGDLASPSLGLSARDRARITAEVGMVFHNGTSMNHLEHYASAKPANVDGVRELLRLAMRGRPKTFHHVSTLGVFSRATPRPENARIDEHTSIESERHPHAEGYAASKWVAERLVTLAGERGLPCTIFRLGLVAGDREQGRYDERQGLHRLMHSASIMKAGYIDDGAGVALLPVDYVAQAIVALARAHRHAGGIFHLASTRPVPIERLFQAYATAFGEPIELLAHAQWLRRIAEFHAAGVCLPILPLVQEAIDEAARSTNTAAAPPRDSGVQFDFAVTEAALAELDLAAPTLDDATLAMYWRGLRRWA
- a CDS encoding H-NS family nucleoid-associated regulatory protein, with protein sequence MNIDIEKLGLRELTALLSAAEQRKQLLAKRRSPALVRRKAAALAAQHGYTIEELFGDQPVAEIAAKKRSPRRKPSKVAAKYRDPDNKRNTWSGRGRMPRWLAQKTKHGRSATDFLIPGLAKPTARKTNSIGRRTLVKQG